The following are encoded in a window of Calonectris borealis chromosome 17, bCalBor7.hap1.2, whole genome shotgun sequence genomic DNA:
- the MC3R gene encoding melanocortin receptor 3, with protein MNTTHFAFSFQPVLLNVTEDFNDSILNNRSGDGFCEQVFIKAEVFLTLGIISLLENILVILAVLKNGNLHSPMYFFLCSLAVADMLVSMSNALETIMIAILSNGYLIIDDHFIQHMDNVFDSMICISLVASICNLLVIAIDRYITIFYALRYHSIMTVKKALTLIVVIWIACIICGIIFIAYSESKTVIVCLITMFVTMLFLMASLYVHMFLFARLHVKRIAALPVDGVPYQRTCMKGAVTITILLGVFIVCWAPFFLHLILIISCPMNPYCICYTSHFNTYLVLIMCNSVIDPLIYAFRSLEMRKTFKEIVCCCYGMSVGQCML; from the coding sequence ATGAATACCACAcactttgcattttcatttcagcctGTGCTACTTAATGTCACTGAAGACTTCAATGACTCAATTCTGAACAACAGAAGCGGCGATGGATTTTGTGAGCAGGTCTTCATAAAAGCCGAGGTCTTCTTGACTTTAGGGATCATCAGCCTCCTGGAAAACATCCTTGTCATTCTTGCAGTGCTGAAGAATGGAAACCTACATTCtcccatgtatttcttcctttgtaGCTTGGCTGTGGCAGATATGTTAGTGAGCATGTCAAATGCCTTGGAGACTATCATGATTGCAATCCTGAGCAACGGCTATTTGATCATTGATGACCACTTTATTCAGCATATGGACAATGTTTTTGACTCAATGATTTGTATTTCTTTGGTAGCCTCAATTTGCAACCTCTTGGTTATAGCCATTGACAGGTACATAACTATTTTCTATGCTCTCCGTTACCACAGCATCATGACTGTGAAGAAAGCTTTAACCCTGATTGTGGTCATTTGGATTGCTTGTATCATCTGTGGCATCATATTCATTGCCTACTCAGAAAGCAAAACTGTCATTGTCTGTCTCATCACCATGTTCGTTACCATGCTTTTTCTCATGGCCTCCCTTTATGTTCACATGTTCTTGTTTGCACGCCTGCATGTTAAGCGGATTGCAGCCCTCCCCGTGGATGGGGTGCCCTACCAGCGTACCTGCATGAAGGGAGCTGTCACCATCACTATATTACTTGGTGTCTTCATTGTTTGCTGGGCACCTTTCTTCCTTCACCTCATTCTCATAATTTCTTGCCCAATGAATCCATACTGCATCTGCTACACTTCACACTTTAATACCTATCTGGTGTTGATAATGTGCAACTCAGTAATTGACCCACTCATTTATGCTTTCCGGAGTCTGGAAATGAGAAAGACTTTCAAAGAAATAGTGTGTTGCTGTTATGGCATGAGTGTGGGACAGTGCATGCTGTAA